A genomic window from Lotus japonicus ecotype B-129 chromosome 1, LjGifu_v1.2 includes:
- the LOC130731808 gene encoding protein LATERAL ORGAN BOUNDARIES-like encodes MASSSAYNSPCAACKFLRRKCMPGCIFAPYFPPEEPQKFANVHKIFGASNVTKLLNELLPHQREDAVNSLAYEAEARVRDPVYGCVGAISYLQRQVQRLQKELDSANADLLRFAYNELPQVTLPPVPPTITTIQQMVPSQRQYGGRFGNFEGTGFYRQSATTFSFPYALPWTDISSGGEGGIGGEGGGNL; translated from the coding sequence atggcATCATCAAGCGCTTACAATTCACCTTGCGCAGCCTGCAAATTCCTGAGGAGGAAGTGCATGCCAGGGTGCATCTTTGCACCATACTTTCCACCGGAAGAGCCACAGAAATTCGCCAACGTGCACAAGATCTTTGGTGCGAGCAACGTTACCAAGCTTCTCAATGAGCTCCTCCCTCATCAGAGGGAGGACGCAGTAAACTCCCTCGCCTACGAAGCTGAGGCCCGTGTGAGGGACCCCGTCTACGGCTGCGTGGGAGCCATCTCTTACCTTCAGAGACAAGTCCAAAGGCTCCAAAAAGAACTCGATTCTGCTAACGCTGATCTTCTCCGCTTTGCCTACAATGAACTTCCTCAAGTAACTCTTCCTCCTGTGCCACCAACAATCACCACAATTCAACAAATGGTACCTTCTCAGAGGCAATATGGTGGGAGGTTTGGGAATTTTGAAGGGACTGGGTTTTATCGCCAATCTGCTACCACTTTCTCTTTTCCTTATGCTCTTCCATGGACTGATATTTCAtcaggaggagaaggaggaataGGAGGTGAAGGAGGAGGTAATTTATGA